Proteins encoded together in one Chitinophaga sp. LS1 window:
- a CDS encoding isoaspartyl peptidase/L-asparaginase: MKKLLLCCLMLSLKAVCYAEEGTPPQERYILVIHGGAGTITKQNMTPEKEAAYTAVLKEALITGYKLLKAGKSSVDAVEATIKVMEDSPLFNAGKGAVFTHDGKNEMDAAIMNGKSLQAGAVAGVTTVKHPIAAAKAVMEKSEHVMLAGRGAEQFAKDAGLEIVDPKYFWTQERWDALQQVLKTDSTKTKPDHSYTPAGKLGIENVDNKFGTVGAVALDRNGNLAAGTSTGGMTNKKYGRIGDSPIIGAGTYANNKTAAVSCTGWGEYYIRDVAAYDLSAMMEYKGISLDLAAKTVIEKIGILGGSGGLIALDQAGHAVMPFNTEGMYRGTITEDGQIDIEIYKPQ, from the coding sequence ATGAAAAAGTTACTCTTGTGCTGCCTTATGCTTAGTCTGAAGGCGGTTTGCTATGCCGAAGAAGGTACCCCACCACAGGAAAGATATATTTTAGTAATTCATGGCGGTGCTGGTACGATTACCAAACAAAACATGACTCCTGAAAAAGAAGCTGCTTACACAGCGGTACTGAAAGAAGCCCTGATTACGGGTTACAAACTCCTGAAAGCCGGCAAGAGCAGTGTTGATGCAGTAGAAGCTACGATCAAGGTGATGGAAGACTCTCCTCTCTTCAATGCGGGCAAAGGCGCTGTTTTCACTCATGATGGCAAAAATGAAATGGATGCTGCCATTATGAATGGTAAATCCCTGCAGGCAGGTGCTGTAGCCGGGGTGACCACTGTCAAACATCCGATTGCTGCCGCCAAGGCTGTGATGGAGAAATCTGAACATGTGATGCTGGCGGGTCGTGGAGCTGAGCAGTTTGCAAAAGATGCAGGTCTGGAAATCGTAGACCCTAAATATTTCTGGACACAGGAACGCTGGGACGCCCTGCAACAAGTACTCAAAACCGATTCTACCAAAACAAAACCGGACCATAGTTATACGCCAGCCGGCAAACTGGGTATCGAAAATGTGGATAACAAGTTCGGTACAGTAGGCGCTGTAGCGCTGGACAGAAATGGTAACCTGGCGGCAGGAACCTCTACTGGTGGTATGACCAACAAAAAGTACGGCCGTATCGGTGACTCTCCTATCATTGGTGCGGGTACTTATGCTAATAATAAAACTGCCGCTGTGTCCTGTACCGGTTGGGGTGAATATTATATCAGAGACGTAGCAGCTTACGACCTTTCTGCCATGATGGAATACAAGGGTATTAGTCTGGATCTGGCTGCGAAAACAGTGATTGAGAAAATCGGTATCCTGGGTGGGAGCGGTGGATTAATTGCACTGGATCAGGCAGGCCATGCTGTGATGCCTTTTAATACAGAAGGAATGTACAGAGGTACTATTACCGAAGATGGCCAGATTGATATTGAGATCTACAAACCACAATAA
- a CDS encoding glycoside hydrolase family 88 protein, translating to MKKYFLFVTMLLAVNTQAQKTLIPKKTTLAALTKTNQYFMEKWPDTGKEIVLNKTWPSNIWTRGVYYEGLMALYAIDPKQPYYDYAVRWGEKHNWNLRNGIKTRNADDQDCGQTYIDLYLIDKKPERIANIKASIDTMLRTSKIDDWHWIDAVQMAMPVMARLGKIYKDTAYFHRMYEMYEWTKNGLYNKEEHLWWRDKDFIPPYKEPNGQNCYWSRGNGWVLAALVRTMEQLPENSHYYKIFLNDFKEMSAAVLPLQRTDGFWNASLHDPNNYGGKELTGTSLFVYGITWGIRKGYLDKKTYYPVVVKAWNALVKDCVHDNGMLGFVQSTGKQPSDGQPVSFDKIPDFEDYGLGCFLLAGSEIYKLK from the coding sequence ATGAAAAAGTACTTCCTGTTCGTTACCATGCTGTTGGCCGTAAACACCCAGGCACAGAAAACCCTCATTCCAAAGAAGACCACACTGGCTGCGCTGACGAAGACGAATCAATATTTTATGGAGAAGTGGCCGGATACGGGCAAAGAGATTGTGTTGAATAAAACATGGCCATCTAATATCTGGACCCGTGGTGTGTATTATGAAGGCCTCATGGCATTGTATGCTATTGATCCAAAGCAACCCTATTATGATTATGCAGTGCGATGGGGTGAAAAACATAACTGGAATCTTCGCAATGGTATTAAAACCCGCAATGCGGATGACCAGGATTGTGGGCAGACGTATATTGATCTGTACCTGATAGACAAAAAACCGGAACGTATCGCCAATATCAAAGCGTCTATTGATACAATGCTCAGGACATCTAAAATAGACGACTGGCATTGGATCGATGCCGTTCAGATGGCGATGCCTGTAATGGCCCGCTTAGGTAAAATATATAAGGATACGGCTTATTTCCACCGCATGTATGAAATGTATGAGTGGACAAAGAATGGTTTGTACAATAAAGAAGAGCATTTGTGGTGGAGAGATAAGGACTTCATTCCTCCTTATAAAGAACCAAATGGGCAGAACTGCTATTGGAGTCGTGGTAATGGATGGGTACTGGCAGCATTGGTAAGAACAATGGAACAACTCCCCGAAAATTCCCATTATTATAAGATCTTCCTCAATGACTTTAAGGAAATGTCAGCCGCTGTTTTACCCCTGCAAAGGACGGATGGGTTCTGGAATGCGAGTCTGCATGATCCAAATAATTATGGTGGAAAAGAGCTGACAGGTACTTCATTATTTGTATATGGTATTACCTGGGGTATTCGTAAAGGCTACCTGGATAAAAAGACTTATTATCCGGTGGTAGTGAAGGCGTGGAACGCGCTGGTAAAAGATTGTGTACATGATAATGGAATGCTGGGCTTTGTGCAGAGTACAGGTAAGCAACCTTCAGATGGTCAGCCGGTTAGTTTTGATAAGATACCTGATTTTGAGGATTATGGGCTGGGATGTTTCCTGCTCGCAGGTAGTGAGATTTATAAATTAAAATGA
- a CDS encoding DUF6600 domain-containing protein, translating into MKRIVLALCSCLLLLNSCTTTTAIQGSTSPNGSITYQTFYDDLSPYGSWIDYPGYGHVWSPGMDGEFRPYATNGHWVYSNEGWMWASDFNWGWAPFHYGRWFYDDAYGWLWIPGYDWSPAWVTWGAVDNYYCWAPLGPGVGVGAAYGGWRPHDYYWNQVPRDHIYDNDISRVVTRPNSADRISVINNFATTHGNNLYYSQGPNVAEVQRYTNRTITPMAIQETRVRGNAVQTGNNMQVYRPQVQNPQPRQFRSFNSNTTARPIMQMQDRPTPTIQRSEQIRNVNSLPMRTAPMMSSPSPSSRVRR; encoded by the coding sequence ATGAAACGTATTGTTTTAGCCCTGTGTTCGTGTTTATTGTTGTTGAATAGTTGTACTACTACAACTGCGATACAAGGTAGCACCTCCCCGAATGGAAGTATTACTTACCAGACATTTTACGATGACCTGTCGCCTTATGGCAGCTGGATTGATTACCCTGGCTATGGCCATGTGTGGAGTCCGGGAATGGATGGAGAATTCCGTCCTTATGCAACGAATGGTCATTGGGTATATAGCAATGAAGGATGGATGTGGGCATCTGATTTCAACTGGGGATGGGCACCTTTTCATTATGGCCGCTGGTTTTACGACGATGCGTATGGCTGGTTATGGATACCCGGATACGACTGGTCACCGGCATGGGTTACCTGGGGTGCTGTGGATAACTATTACTGCTGGGCGCCACTGGGACCTGGTGTAGGCGTAGGTGCTGCCTATGGCGGGTGGAGACCACATGACTATTACTGGAACCAGGTGCCAAGGGATCACATATATGACAATGATATTTCGAGAGTGGTAACACGGCCCAATAGTGCGGACAGGATCTCTGTGATTAACAATTTTGCCACTACACACGGCAATAACCTGTATTATTCACAGGGACCGAATGTGGCAGAGGTTCAGCGGTATACTAACAGGACTATCACCCCGATGGCTATACAGGAAACCAGAGTACGCGGCAATGCCGTACAGACTGGCAATAACATGCAGGTGTACAGACCACAGGTTCAGAATCCACAACCCAGACAGTTCAGGAGTTTTAATAGTAACACGACTGCCCGGCCAATTATGCAAATGCAGGACAGACCGACGCCGACCATACAAAGATCTGAGCAAATACGAAATGTAAATAGTTTGCCTATGCGTACAGCACCTATGATGTCTTCACCGTCACCATCATCGAGAGTGAGAAGGTAA
- a CDS encoding sialate O-acetylesterase has translation MRLSTFLSTTVLSLFVTFCYADIKLPALVGSNMVLQRNKPLHIWGWADKGETVTVTFKGKAVKTVATEKGKWQVTLPAMPAGGPYEMSLKGKNTIHLDNILIGEVWVASGQSNMEMPLQGWGKVHNFEQEVKAANYPNIRLLMIKRATSTVPLDTVTVLQGGWQACTPQYIPEFSAVGYFFAREINGYQQVPVGIILTSWGGTVAEAWTSGESLKKMPAFADAVKSFEQLSTPEAPSNPNKATLLYNAMIHPVIPYTIRGVIWYQGESNAERAYQYRELFPLMIKDWRKQWKQGDFPFYFVQLANYKDVDAQPVESDWAELREAQLKTLSLPATGMASAIDIGEAKDIHPKNKQEVGRRLSLIARAEVYGEKIPYSGPIYLSKQIAGNKVTLNFKYTNDGLQVKKGGTLKGFAIAGEDKQFHWAQATIKGNQVVVWSEEVPHPVAVRYGWANNPEGNLYNGAGLPASPFRTDDWKGVTFGK, from the coding sequence ATGCGATTATCCACGTTCCTCAGTACCACTGTGTTATCACTATTTGTTACTTTTTGTTATGCTGATATTAAATTGCCTGCTTTAGTCGGAAGCAATATGGTTCTGCAACGCAATAAACCATTACATATCTGGGGATGGGCTGATAAAGGCGAAACAGTCACAGTAACTTTTAAAGGAAAAGCAGTAAAAACTGTTGCAACAGAAAAAGGTAAATGGCAGGTTACATTACCTGCGATGCCAGCTGGCGGCCCTTACGAAATGTCGTTAAAAGGGAAGAACACTATTCACCTTGATAATATATTAATAGGTGAAGTATGGGTGGCTTCCGGCCAGTCAAATATGGAAATGCCGCTCCAGGGCTGGGGCAAGGTCCACAACTTCGAACAGGAAGTCAAAGCAGCGAACTATCCCAACATTCGTCTGCTGATGATAAAACGTGCAACCAGTACCGTACCGCTTGATACCGTCACTGTTTTGCAGGGTGGATGGCAGGCGTGTACGCCGCAATATATTCCGGAATTTTCTGCAGTCGGATACTTTTTTGCCCGTGAAATTAATGGGTATCAACAAGTACCTGTGGGAATCATCCTCACTTCGTGGGGGGGGACTGTAGCAGAAGCGTGGACGAGTGGGGAATCGTTGAAAAAAATGCCGGCATTTGCGGATGCGGTTAAATCATTTGAGCAACTGTCTACGCCGGAAGCGCCTTCAAATCCTAATAAGGCAACATTATTATATAATGCGATGATCCATCCTGTTATACCATATACCATCCGTGGAGTGATCTGGTATCAGGGGGAGAGCAACGCTGAGAGGGCGTATCAATACAGGGAGTTGTTTCCCCTCATGATCAAAGACTGGCGGAAACAGTGGAAGCAGGGGGATTTTCCTTTCTATTTCGTACAGCTGGCTAATTACAAGGATGTGGATGCACAACCTGTGGAGTCTGATTGGGCAGAGCTGCGGGAGGCACAGTTAAAGACTTTATCACTGCCAGCTACAGGTATGGCATCGGCGATTGATATTGGAGAGGCGAAAGATATACATCCTAAAAATAAACAGGAGGTAGGGCGTAGGTTGTCCCTCATCGCAAGGGCAGAGGTGTATGGGGAGAAAATTCCTTATTCCGGGCCTATCTATTTGTCTAAGCAGATTGCAGGGAACAAAGTGACTTTGAACTTTAAATATACCAATGATGGATTGCAGGTGAAGAAAGGTGGGACATTAAAAGGGTTCGCTATCGCTGGCGAAGACAAGCAATTCCATTGGGCACAGGCTACGATCAAGGGGAATCAGGTCGTGGTGTGGAGTGAAGAGGTGCCACATCCTGTGGCGGTGAGGTATGGTTGGGCCAATAATCCTGAGGGTAATCTTTACAATGGTGCTGGGTTACCAGCGAGTCCTTTTAGGACAGATGATTGGAAGGGAGTGACATTTGGGAAGTAG
- a CDS encoding VIT1/CCC1 transporter family protein → MHQETHISSSNFVRDVIIGMSDGLTVPFALTAGLSGVLDTNHLIIVSGLSEIAAGCISMGLGGFLAGQTEVEHYDSELKREYEEVENVPDTERMEVEAIFIDMGVDKELSKQVTLQISQDKHKWVDFMMRFELGLDKPDKDRAIKSALTIAFSYLAGGFIPLFPYLMTSNNQQGFYFSCIITVVALIIFGYFKSKVTGQPLIKGTLKVALTGIIAAVAAYSLAKLVS, encoded by the coding sequence ATGCATCAGGAAACACACATCAGTAGCTCCAACTTTGTCAGAGATGTTATCATCGGCATGTCCGACGGGTTAACCGTACCTTTTGCCCTTACTGCGGGGTTGAGCGGCGTACTGGATACGAACCACCTCATTATCGTATCCGGACTTTCTGAAATTGCAGCAGGTTGCATTTCAATGGGATTGGGTGGATTTCTTGCCGGTCAGACAGAAGTAGAGCACTATGATTCCGAACTAAAACGGGAATATGAAGAAGTAGAGAATGTACCGGACACAGAAAGAATGGAGGTGGAAGCCATCTTTATTGACATGGGTGTAGATAAAGAGCTGAGTAAGCAAGTGACTTTACAAATCAGCCAGGACAAACATAAATGGGTAGACTTTATGATGCGCTTTGAACTGGGGCTAGATAAACCGGATAAGGACAGAGCGATCAAATCTGCATTGACGATTGCATTCTCTTACCTGGCAGGTGGGTTTATTCCTTTGTTCCCCTATCTAATGACTTCCAATAACCAGCAGGGGTTTTATTTTTCTTGTATCATTACGGTGGTAGCCCTGATCATATTTGGGTACTTTAAATCAAAAGTAACCGGGCAACCTTTGATAAAAGGCACTTTGAAGGTAGCGCTCACAGGCATTATAGCGGCTGTGGCGGCTTATTCACTGGCTAAATTGGTGAGCTGA
- a CDS encoding DUF4870 domain-containing protein: MKDKTLAIVAYCTIIGWVVAYIKYKETPERSPLVRYHLAQALGVFIAGLAISIIVSIVARIIPTMGFLLSVAGLLPLILLIFGIITASNEAQRPVPVIGKVFENKFSFLN, from the coding sequence ATGAAGGACAAAACATTAGCTATCGTCGCCTACTGTACAATAATTGGTTGGGTAGTTGCATACATTAAGTATAAAGAAACACCTGAACGTTCACCACTGGTACGTTACCATCTTGCACAGGCCTTAGGCGTATTTATCGCTGGTCTGGCAATTTCAATTATTGTTTCTATCGTCGCAAGAATAATTCCTACCATGGGATTCCTCTTGAGTGTAGCCGGCCTTCTTCCATTGATTCTGCTGATATTTGGAATAATAACAGCTTCTAATGAAGCACAGAGACCTGTACCAGTAATTGGTAAAGTCTTCGAAAACAAATTCAGCTTTCTGAACTAA
- a CDS encoding glutaminase family protein, with the protein MNRFLGFAALLLAQQLHAQQQQAPAYPLVTHDPYFSIWSASDNLTASATRHWTGAEQPIVGMVKVDGTTYRVLGQQGEHYDGIVPAADEKKYTVAYTETAPAADWMSTDFIEKGWQTGEAPFTNDKHMSGTQWNTRDIWVRRSFNLNKIPSEPLFLKINHDDNAEVYINGTKAYSYEGWLNHTQYFPISDDVKKLLKKGKNVLAIHVTNTQGGAFLDAGISVKPKNLLADNIKTAVQKSVQLTATQTTYTFSCGKVDLTLNFLSPLLLNDLDLMSRPVSYISYKVQSNDGAQHDVQVYFGASSTLATNTAGQEVTAQQLTSNGLSILKAGTTEQAILAKKGDDLRIDWGYLYVAVPKEANATQTITTDGDAIASFVGKAKAVTAGKQLMLNTVVKLGKVGAESKEQVVLIGYDDIYSIQYFGTNLRPWWKKDDTFTIEKELAAASKYYGSILERCKTFDKQMYADATKAGGDTYAKLCVLGYRQSIAAHKLVKSPEGEILFLSKENFSNGCINTVDVTYPSAPLFLIYNPDLMKGMTNGIFYFSESGKYTEPYAAHDLGTYPLANGQVYGEGMPVEESGNMIILTAAIAKAEGNADYAKKHWKTLSTWADYLLKEGFDPANQLCTDDFAGHLARNANLSVKAIVGLGCYAMLADQLGEKTTAEKFRTAAKNMVTNWMKLADDGDHYTLAFERKGTWSQKYNLVWDKVLGLDLFPKAVYDKEIKYYLTQQQRFGLPLDSRKTYTKSDWIVWTAGLTDNQADFEALITPVYKYATETSSRVPISDWHETTDGKMVGFQARSVVGGYFMEILEKKLGK; encoded by the coding sequence ATGAACAGATTTTTGGGATTTGCCGCGCTGTTGCTCGCTCAGCAATTGCATGCGCAACAACAACAGGCTCCAGCCTATCCATTGGTCACACACGATCCTTATTTCAGCATCTGGTCCGCTTCGGACAATCTCACCGCTTCGGCCACCCGTCACTGGACAGGTGCAGAACAGCCTATCGTAGGCATGGTAAAAGTGGATGGCACCACTTACCGTGTACTCGGTCAGCAAGGTGAACATTATGATGGTATCGTGCCTGCTGCCGATGAAAAGAAATATACTGTCGCCTATACAGAAACAGCGCCTGCTGCTGACTGGATGTCGACCGACTTCATTGAAAAAGGCTGGCAGACAGGTGAAGCTCCTTTCACCAACGACAAACACATGTCAGGTACACAATGGAATACCCGCGACATCTGGGTACGCCGCTCATTCAACCTGAATAAGATCCCTTCAGAACCATTGTTCCTGAAGATCAATCACGATGATAACGCTGAAGTATATATTAATGGTACTAAAGCGTATAGCTACGAAGGTTGGTTGAACCACACACAATATTTCCCCATTAGCGACGATGTAAAGAAGCTCCTGAAGAAAGGTAAAAATGTACTGGCCATACATGTTACCAATACACAGGGCGGTGCTTTCCTCGATGCTGGTATCTCAGTAAAACCAAAGAACTTACTGGCGGACAATATCAAAACAGCCGTGCAGAAAAGCGTACAGCTCACCGCTACGCAGACTACCTACACCTTTAGCTGTGGTAAAGTAGACCTGACGCTGAACTTCCTGTCTCCGTTATTATTAAATGACCTTGACCTGATGTCTCGTCCGGTATCTTATATTAGCTACAAAGTACAATCTAACGATGGTGCACAGCACGATGTACAGGTGTACTTTGGTGCAAGTTCCACGCTCGCTACCAATACCGCTGGCCAGGAAGTGACAGCACAGCAGCTCACCAGCAATGGCCTGTCTATCCTGAAAGCAGGTACAACAGAGCAGGCAATCCTGGCGAAGAAAGGTGATGACCTCCGCATAGACTGGGGATACCTGTATGTAGCTGTACCAAAAGAAGCCAACGCTACCCAGACTATAACAACTGATGGTGATGCGATTGCTTCTTTCGTAGGGAAAGCAAAAGCAGTAACTGCCGGCAAACAACTGATGTTGAACACGGTTGTAAAACTGGGTAAAGTAGGTGCTGAATCCAAAGAACAGGTTGTCCTTATTGGTTATGATGATATCTACAGCATTCAGTACTTCGGTACTAACCTGCGCCCATGGTGGAAAAAGGATGACACCTTCACCATCGAAAAAGAACTGGCTGCTGCCAGCAAATACTATGGTTCCATCCTGGAACGTTGCAAAACCTTCGACAAACAGATGTATGCTGATGCAACCAAAGCAGGTGGCGACACTTATGCTAAGTTGTGTGTACTCGGTTATCGACAGAGCATCGCTGCACATAAACTGGTGAAGAGTCCTGAAGGCGAAATACTGTTCCTCTCCAAAGAGAACTTCAGCAATGGCTGTATCAATACAGTGGATGTAACTTATCCATCCGCACCTCTGTTCCTGATCTACAATCCTGATCTGATGAAGGGGATGACAAACGGTATCTTCTACTTTAGCGAAAGCGGTAAATACACCGAGCCTTACGCTGCACATGACCTGGGTACCTATCCGCTGGCAAATGGGCAGGTATATGGCGAAGGCATGCCGGTAGAAGAATCTGGTAACATGATCATCCTGACTGCAGCTATCGCAAAAGCAGAAGGTAATGCTGATTATGCAAAGAAGCATTGGAAGACGCTGTCAACCTGGGCAGACTACCTGCTGAAAGAGGGTTTCGATCCAGCTAACCAGCTGTGTACCGATGACTTTGCCGGTCACCTGGCCAGAAATGCAAACCTTTCAGTAAAAGCGATCGTTGGTTTGGGTTGTTATGCTATGCTGGCAGATCAGCTGGGCGAAAAGACAACAGCTGAGAAATTCAGAACAGCGGCAAAGAATATGGTGACTAACTGGATGAAACTGGCAGATGATGGTGACCACTACACCCTGGCGTTTGAGCGCAAAGGCACCTGGAGCCAGAAGTACAACCTGGTTTGGGATAAAGTGTTGGGGCTGGACCTGTTTCCAAAAGCTGTATACGACAAGGAAATCAAATATTATCTGACACAGCAGCAACGTTTTGGTTTACCACTGGATAGCCGTAAAACCTACACTAAATCTGACTGGATCGTGTGGACAGCGGGGCTAACCGATAACCAGGCTGATTTTGAAGCACTGATCACTCCGGTGTATAAGTATGCAACAGAAACCAGCAGCCGTGTACCTATTTCCGACTGGCATGAAACTACCGATGGTAAGATGGTAGGATTCCAGGCGCGAAGTGTGGTAGGTGGATATTTTATGGAAATATTGGAAAAGAAACTGGGTAAATAA
- the yiaA gene encoding inner membrane protein YiaA: protein MKQKPSMAFIAASWVALLIGVVGYIVGLYNAQMQLNEKGYYFTVLMYGLFAGVSVQKCVRDRLEKIPVTDIYYGISWVSTLLCLILLAVGLWNATMLPSEKGFYAFAFLLSIFGAIAVQKNTRDSQAAKEEIADINREA, encoded by the coding sequence ATGAAACAAAAACCATCGATGGCATTTATTGCCGCATCCTGGGTTGCGTTGCTTATTGGGGTTGTTGGCTACATCGTAGGCCTGTATAATGCCCAAATGCAACTTAATGAAAAGGGATACTATTTCACTGTGCTGATGTATGGTCTCTTTGCAGGGGTATCTGTGCAAAAGTGCGTAAGGGATAGGTTAGAGAAAATTCCCGTTACAGACATTTACTATGGTATAAGCTGGGTGTCTACATTACTCTGTCTGATCCTCCTGGCAGTTGGATTATGGAACGCCACCATGCTGCCTAGCGAAAAAGGATTTTACGCATTTGCATTTTTACTGAGCATTTTTGGTGCCATCGCAGTACAGAAAAACACCCGCGATAGCCAGGCTGCAAAGGAAGAAATCGCTGATATTAATAGAGAGGCATAG
- a CDS encoding DMT family transporter gives MRQVVFGVLFAMLWASASVATKIGIRSAEPLILANFRFFLAGGGMLLFAYLIQKGKHRMPQGKEWRQLLTFGFLNTTLYLSLYVISMKSVSAGIGTLATATNPLFIMAISALWLKRPLRWYELTGMFLGLSGVAVATYPLLADSHGSVAGLIILLTGMLSVSVATVYYSRIEWELSNLVINGWQVFLGGLLLLPFTCFTSDFSTTRYDINFWGGLLWLVLPVSVTALQLFFYLVKRDAVRASLWLFLCPVFGFIYAAILLHEAVTLFTWVGTILVIAGLYLGQREKFAAKK, from the coding sequence ATGCGTCAAGTTGTATTCGGTGTATTATTCGCCATGCTATGGGCTTCCGCCAGCGTGGCTACCAAGATTGGTATCAGATCAGCAGAGCCTTTAATATTGGCCAACTTCCGATTTTTCCTCGCCGGAGGAGGGATGTTGTTGTTTGCCTATCTTATTCAGAAAGGCAAACATAGAATGCCGCAGGGAAAGGAGTGGAGACAGCTGCTCACATTTGGGTTTCTCAATACTACCTTATACCTGAGTTTATATGTTATTTCCATGAAATCGGTATCTGCGGGTATCGGCACCCTGGCTACTGCAACGAACCCTTTATTCATCATGGCGATATCTGCATTATGGCTCAAGCGACCATTAAGATGGTATGAGCTCACGGGTATGTTCCTTGGTTTATCCGGCGTTGCAGTAGCTACTTATCCTTTGTTGGCCGATAGCCATGGGTCTGTAGCAGGGCTAATTATACTGCTAACCGGTATGTTATCTGTTTCTGTTGCTACTGTCTATTATTCCCGCATCGAATGGGAGTTATCCAATCTCGTCATTAATGGCTGGCAGGTGTTTCTGGGTGGGTTATTGTTATTGCCATTTACCTGCTTTACTTCTGATTTTTCTACTACCAGATACGACATCAATTTTTGGGGTGGGCTTTTATGGTTGGTACTTCCTGTTTCTGTCACGGCATTACAACTCTTCTTCTACCTTGTAAAGCGTGATGCAGTACGTGCATCGCTTTGGCTCTTTCTCTGTCCGGTATTCGGTTTTATTTATGCAGCTATCTTATTGCATGAGGCGGTTACCTTGTTTACATGGGTGGGGACGATTTTAGTAATAGCAGGGTTATATTTGGGACAGCGGGAGAAGTTTGCTGCGAAAAAGTGA